A part of Populus alba chromosome 8, ASM523922v2, whole genome shotgun sequence genomic DNA contains:
- the LOC118039841 gene encoding uncharacterized protein isoform X1, with protein sequence MDDEVVQRLFHEGGRDYFQQQPSTSSPSSSSSSSILQSLPLHVSFDHGYYLLVKSLQELREKKEGLVTVGIGGPSGSGKTSLAEKVASVIGCVVISMENYRTGVDDVSDLDSIDFDALVQNLEDLTKGKDTLIPVFDYQQKRRIGSKGIKSISSGVVIVDGTYALHARLRSLLDIRVAVVGGVHFSLLSKVRYDIGDSCSLDYLIDSIFPMFRKHIEPDLHHAQIRINNSFVSSFREAIYKLKCRSESPGGHSAYAFHGIAHTDNFIEMYLRPPSASEEARTNDWIKVRQSGIKYYLSLGDQRIVDKHFIIRPKAEFEVGRMTLGGLLALGYTVVVSYKRASSSVRNGNLSMSSETIDTLSETFIVLRGTDRKTVGAEAMRIGVNGPWITKSYLELILERKGVPRLNTPPLLPNTSTTSNQERAIVAPRPIRTTPNLVNRLEDLSQPWTRSPTKSKMEPMVETWHFTSSDTSHGSSVIEVSHEATTDSTTCRDNMKLAPLPDSYDLDRGLLLAVQAIQALLENKGSPIIVGIGGPSGSGKTSLARKMANIVGCEVVSLENYFKSELVKDFKYDDFSSLDLSLLSKNIGDIRNGRRTKVPMFDLETGARSGFKELEVSEDCGVIIFEGVYALHPEIRISLDLWVAVVGGVHSHLISQVQRDKSRGGCFMSQNEIMMTVFPIFQQHIEPHLVHAHLKIRNDFDPVISPESSLFVLKSNKQVAYQDILKILDPVKLCSSVQNFIDIYLRLPGLPTNGHLADGDCIRVRICEGRFALLIREPLREGNFIIQPKVDFDISISTVAGLLNLGYQAVAYIEASAYIYQDGKILIEVDHLQDTPSPYLQIKGVNKEAVAAAGSTLKLDGSYTTKSYLQIILERLPAMERSYSGIQAQQAARLQELVEFIQSQGSSSASESSPSREAAPLEGIIEDMQFRIKRLERWHAINTVLWTFLMSALVGYSLYQRKHQ encoded by the exons ATGGATGACGAGGTTGTTCAGCGATTATTCCACGAAGGAGGTCGCGATTACTTCCAGCAGCAACCTTCTACTTCCtctccttcctcctcctcctcctcctccatccTCCAATCTCTCCCTCTCCATGTG TCTTTTGATCACGGATATTATTTACTGGTAAAATCTCTTCAAGAGCtcagagagaaaaaggaaggtcTTGTTACTGTTGGCATTGGTGGTCCTAGCGGTTCAGGCAAAACAAG CTTAGCAGAGAAGGTGGCGTCCGTAATTGGCTGTGTTGTTATATCGATGGAGAATTATCGCACTGGAGTCGATGACGTGAGTGATTTGGATTCAATTGACTTCGACGCATTAGTACAAAATCTTGAG GATTTGACGAAAGGAAAAGATACTTTGATACCAGTGTTTGATTACCAACAGAAGAGACGTATTGGTTCCAAAGGAATAAAGAGCATATCATCTGGAGTG gtGATAGTTGATGGTACATATGCTCTGCATGCAAGACTGCGCTCTTTACTGGATATTCGGGTTGCTGTG GTTGGCGGAGTTCACTTCAGTCTTCTTTCTAAAGTTCGATACGACATTGGGGATTCTTGCTCGTTGGATTACCTTATTGACAGCATCTTCCCAATGTTTAGGAAACACATTGAACCAGACCTTCACCATGCTCAG ATCAGAATAAACAACAGCTTTGTCTCATCATTTAGAGAAGCAATCTACAAGCTAAAATGCAGAAGTGAG TCACCAGGTGGACATTCTGCTTATGCCTTCCATGGAATAGCACATACAGATAA TTTTATTGAGATGTACCTTAGGCCTCCTTCAGCAAGTGAAGAAGCACGGACAAATGATTGGATCAAGGTGCGACAGTCTGGTATCAAATACTATTTGTCACTCGGGGACCAGAGAATTGTTGACAAACATTTTATTATCAGGCCAAAAGCTGAGTTTGAG GTTGGAAGAATGACACTCGGTGGGTTGCTGGCTTTGGGGTACACTGTTGTAGTGAGTTATAAACGGGCATCTTCATCTGTTAGGAATGGCAATCTTTCAATGTCATCAGAGACCATTGATACTCTTAGTGAGACATTCATTGTGCTGAGGGGAACGGATAGGAAA ACCGTTGGAGCAGAGGCAATGAGGATTGGTGTTAATGGACCTTGGATCACTAAGTCATATCTTGAATTGATACTTGAGAGAAAAG GTGTACCACGTCTTAATACCCCACCACTTTTACCTAATACTTCTACGACAAGCAACCAAGAAAGGGCTATTGTTGCCCCAAGGCCAATCCGTACCACTCCAAACCTTGTTAATCGGCTTGAGGATTTATCTCAGCCATGGACTCGGTCTCCTACAAAATCTAAAATGGAGCCTATGGTAGAAACATGGCATTTTACATCATCTGATACATCACATGGGAGTTCTGTCATAG AAGTCTCTCATGAAGCAACCACAGATTCTACCACTTGCAGGGATAACATGAAGCTAGCACCTCTGCCTGATTCATATGACTTGGATAGAGGATTGCTTCTTGCTGTTCAAGCAATACAg GCTTTGTTGGAGAATAAAGGCTCCCCTATCATTGTTGGAATTG GAGGCCCAAGTGGATCTGGAAAAACAAGTTTGGCACGCAAAATGGCTAACATTGTTGGGTGTGAAGTAGTTTCCCttgaaaactattttaaatCTGAACTAGTGAAGGATTTTAAGTATGATGACTTTAGCTCTCTTGATCTGTCTTTGCTTTCAAAG AATATTGGTGACATAAGAAATGGTAGAAGAACAAAAGTACCCATGTTTGATTTGGAGACTGGTGCTCGTAGTGGATTCAAGGAACTTGAAGTTTCTGAAGACTGTGGTGTG ATCATTTTTGAAGGGGTGTATGCTCTGCATCCTGAAATCCGAATATCACTTGACTTGTGGGTTGCTGTT GTTGGTGGTGTTCATTCACATCTTATTTCTCAAGTTCAAAGGGATAAAAGTAGAGGGGGCTGTTTTATGTCCCAAAATGAGATCATGATGACAGTGTTTCCAATTTTCCAGCAGCATATTGAACCACATCTTGTTCATGCACAT CTCAAAATTCGGAATGACTTTGACCCTGTTATTTCCCCTGAGAGTTCTTTGTTTGTCTTGAAGAGTAATAAGCAG GTGGCTTATCAAGATATTTTGAAAATCCTAGATCCTGTGAAGTTGTGCAGTTCTGTTCAGAATTTCATTGATATATACTTAAGGCTCCCTGGACTTCCTACAAATGGACACTTGGCAGATGGTGATTGCATACGAGTCAGAATCTGTGAGGGTAGATTTGCATTGTTGATACGGGAG CCTTTAAGAGAAGggaattttataattcaaccaAAAGTggattttgatatcagcatcaGCACAGTTGCTGGACTTCTTAACCTCGG GTATCAAGCAGTAGCTTACATTGAAGCATCTGCATATATCTACCAAGATGGAAAG ATTCTCATCGAGGTTGATCATCTGCAAGACACCCCTAGTCCTTACTTACAGATCAAGGGGGTTAATAAGGAAGCTGTGGCGGCTGCTGGTTCGACACTTAAACTAGATGGTTCATACACAACTAAG AGTTATCTCCAGATCATTTTGGAAAGATTACCTGCAATGGAAAGAAGTTACAGTGGAATTCAGGCTCAACAAGCTGCAAGGTTGCAGGAACTTGTCGAATTTATACAATCTCAG GGAAGCAGCTCAGCTTCAGAATCCTCTCCGAGCAGGGAGGCTGCTCCTTTGGAAGGAATAATTGAGGATATGCAGTTTAGAATCAAAAGGCTGGAGAGATGGCATGCTATCAACACG GTGCTATGGACTTTTCTGATGTCTGCCCTTGTTGGTTATTCGCTTTACCAAAGGAAACACCAATGA
- the LOC118039841 gene encoding uncharacterized protein isoform X2, with translation MDDEVVQRLFHEGGRDYFQQQPSTSSPSSSSSSSILQSLPLHVSFDHGYYLLVKSLQELREKKEGLVTVGIGGPSGSGKTSLAEKVASVIGCVVISMENYRTGVDDVSDLDSIDFDALVQNLEDLTKGKDTLIPVFDYQQKRRIGSKGIKSISSGVVIVDGTYALHARLRSLLDIRVAVVGGVHFSLLSKVRYDIGDSCSLDYLIDSIFPMFRKHIEPDLHHAQIRINNSFVSSFREAIYKLKCRSESPGGHSAYAFHGIAHTDNFIEMYLRPPSASEEARTNDWIKVRQSGIKYYLSLGDQRIVDKHFIIRPKAEFEVGRMTLGGLLALGYTVVVSYKRASSSVRNGNLSMSSETIDTLSETFIVLRGTDRKTVGAEAMRIGVNGPWITKSYLELILERKGVPRLNTPPLLPNTSTTSNQERAIVAPRPIRTTPNLVNRLEDLSQPWTRSPTKSKMEPMVETWHFTSSDTSHGSSVIVSHEATTDSTTCRDNMKLAPLPDSYDLDRGLLLAVQAIQALLENKGSPIIVGIGGPSGSGKTSLARKMANIVGCEVVSLENYFKSELVKDFKYDDFSSLDLSLLSKNIGDIRNGRRTKVPMFDLETGARSGFKELEVSEDCGVIIFEGVYALHPEIRISLDLWVAVVGGVHSHLISQVQRDKSRGGCFMSQNEIMMTVFPIFQQHIEPHLVHAHLKIRNDFDPVISPESSLFVLKSNKQVAYQDILKILDPVKLCSSVQNFIDIYLRLPGLPTNGHLADGDCIRVRICEGRFALLIREPLREGNFIIQPKVDFDISISTVAGLLNLGYQAVAYIEASAYIYQDGKILIEVDHLQDTPSPYLQIKGVNKEAVAAAGSTLKLDGSYTTKSYLQIILERLPAMERSYSGIQAQQAARLQELVEFIQSQGSSSASESSPSREAAPLEGIIEDMQFRIKRLERWHAINTVLWTFLMSALVGYSLYQRKHQ, from the exons ATGGATGACGAGGTTGTTCAGCGATTATTCCACGAAGGAGGTCGCGATTACTTCCAGCAGCAACCTTCTACTTCCtctccttcctcctcctcctcctcctccatccTCCAATCTCTCCCTCTCCATGTG TCTTTTGATCACGGATATTATTTACTGGTAAAATCTCTTCAAGAGCtcagagagaaaaaggaaggtcTTGTTACTGTTGGCATTGGTGGTCCTAGCGGTTCAGGCAAAACAAG CTTAGCAGAGAAGGTGGCGTCCGTAATTGGCTGTGTTGTTATATCGATGGAGAATTATCGCACTGGAGTCGATGACGTGAGTGATTTGGATTCAATTGACTTCGACGCATTAGTACAAAATCTTGAG GATTTGACGAAAGGAAAAGATACTTTGATACCAGTGTTTGATTACCAACAGAAGAGACGTATTGGTTCCAAAGGAATAAAGAGCATATCATCTGGAGTG gtGATAGTTGATGGTACATATGCTCTGCATGCAAGACTGCGCTCTTTACTGGATATTCGGGTTGCTGTG GTTGGCGGAGTTCACTTCAGTCTTCTTTCTAAAGTTCGATACGACATTGGGGATTCTTGCTCGTTGGATTACCTTATTGACAGCATCTTCCCAATGTTTAGGAAACACATTGAACCAGACCTTCACCATGCTCAG ATCAGAATAAACAACAGCTTTGTCTCATCATTTAGAGAAGCAATCTACAAGCTAAAATGCAGAAGTGAG TCACCAGGTGGACATTCTGCTTATGCCTTCCATGGAATAGCACATACAGATAA TTTTATTGAGATGTACCTTAGGCCTCCTTCAGCAAGTGAAGAAGCACGGACAAATGATTGGATCAAGGTGCGACAGTCTGGTATCAAATACTATTTGTCACTCGGGGACCAGAGAATTGTTGACAAACATTTTATTATCAGGCCAAAAGCTGAGTTTGAG GTTGGAAGAATGACACTCGGTGGGTTGCTGGCTTTGGGGTACACTGTTGTAGTGAGTTATAAACGGGCATCTTCATCTGTTAGGAATGGCAATCTTTCAATGTCATCAGAGACCATTGATACTCTTAGTGAGACATTCATTGTGCTGAGGGGAACGGATAGGAAA ACCGTTGGAGCAGAGGCAATGAGGATTGGTGTTAATGGACCTTGGATCACTAAGTCATATCTTGAATTGATACTTGAGAGAAAAG GTGTACCACGTCTTAATACCCCACCACTTTTACCTAATACTTCTACGACAAGCAACCAAGAAAGGGCTATTGTTGCCCCAAGGCCAATCCGTACCACTCCAAACCTTGTTAATCGGCTTGAGGATTTATCTCAGCCATGGACTCGGTCTCCTACAAAATCTAAAATGGAGCCTATGGTAGAAACATGGCATTTTACATCATCTGATACATCACATGGGAGTTCTGTCATAG TCTCTCATGAAGCAACCACAGATTCTACCACTTGCAGGGATAACATGAAGCTAGCACCTCTGCCTGATTCATATGACTTGGATAGAGGATTGCTTCTTGCTGTTCAAGCAATACAg GCTTTGTTGGAGAATAAAGGCTCCCCTATCATTGTTGGAATTG GAGGCCCAAGTGGATCTGGAAAAACAAGTTTGGCACGCAAAATGGCTAACATTGTTGGGTGTGAAGTAGTTTCCCttgaaaactattttaaatCTGAACTAGTGAAGGATTTTAAGTATGATGACTTTAGCTCTCTTGATCTGTCTTTGCTTTCAAAG AATATTGGTGACATAAGAAATGGTAGAAGAACAAAAGTACCCATGTTTGATTTGGAGACTGGTGCTCGTAGTGGATTCAAGGAACTTGAAGTTTCTGAAGACTGTGGTGTG ATCATTTTTGAAGGGGTGTATGCTCTGCATCCTGAAATCCGAATATCACTTGACTTGTGGGTTGCTGTT GTTGGTGGTGTTCATTCACATCTTATTTCTCAAGTTCAAAGGGATAAAAGTAGAGGGGGCTGTTTTATGTCCCAAAATGAGATCATGATGACAGTGTTTCCAATTTTCCAGCAGCATATTGAACCACATCTTGTTCATGCACAT CTCAAAATTCGGAATGACTTTGACCCTGTTATTTCCCCTGAGAGTTCTTTGTTTGTCTTGAAGAGTAATAAGCAG GTGGCTTATCAAGATATTTTGAAAATCCTAGATCCTGTGAAGTTGTGCAGTTCTGTTCAGAATTTCATTGATATATACTTAAGGCTCCCTGGACTTCCTACAAATGGACACTTGGCAGATGGTGATTGCATACGAGTCAGAATCTGTGAGGGTAGATTTGCATTGTTGATACGGGAG CCTTTAAGAGAAGggaattttataattcaaccaAAAGTggattttgatatcagcatcaGCACAGTTGCTGGACTTCTTAACCTCGG GTATCAAGCAGTAGCTTACATTGAAGCATCTGCATATATCTACCAAGATGGAAAG ATTCTCATCGAGGTTGATCATCTGCAAGACACCCCTAGTCCTTACTTACAGATCAAGGGGGTTAATAAGGAAGCTGTGGCGGCTGCTGGTTCGACACTTAAACTAGATGGTTCATACACAACTAAG AGTTATCTCCAGATCATTTTGGAAAGATTACCTGCAATGGAAAGAAGTTACAGTGGAATTCAGGCTCAACAAGCTGCAAGGTTGCAGGAACTTGTCGAATTTATACAATCTCAG GGAAGCAGCTCAGCTTCAGAATCCTCTCCGAGCAGGGAGGCTGCTCCTTTGGAAGGAATAATTGAGGATATGCAGTTTAGAATCAAAAGGCTGGAGAGATGGCATGCTATCAACACG GTGCTATGGACTTTTCTGATGTCTGCCCTTGTTGGTTATTCGCTTTACCAAAGGAAACACCAATGA
- the LOC118039841 gene encoding uncharacterized protein isoform X3, producing MDDEVVQRLFHEGGRDYFQQQPSTSSPSSSSSSSILQSLPLHVSFDHGYYLLVKSLQELREKKEGLVTVGIGGPSGSGKTSLAEKVASVIGCVVISMENYRTGVDDVSDLDSIDFDALVQNLEDLTKGKDTLIPVFDYQQKRRIGSKGIKSISSGVVIVDGTYALHARLRSLLDIRVAVVGGVHFSLLSKVRYDIGDSCSLDYLIDSIFPMFRKHIEPDLHHAQIRINNSFVSSFREAIYKLKCRSESPGGHSAYAFHGIAHTDNFIEMYLRPPSASEEARTNDWIKVRQSGIKYYLSLGDQRIVDKHFIIRPKAEFEVGRMTLGGLLALGYTVVVSYKRASSSVRNGNLSMSSETIDTLSETFIVLRGTDRKTVGAEAMRIGVNGPWITKSYLELILERKGVPRLNTPPLLPNTSTTSNQERAIVAPRPIRTTPNLVNRLEDLSQPWTRSPTKSKMEPMVETWHFTSSDTSHGSSVIDSTTCRDNMKLAPLPDSYDLDRGLLLAVQAIQALLENKGSPIIVGIGGPSGSGKTSLARKMANIVGCEVVSLENYFKSELVKDFKYDDFSSLDLSLLSKNIGDIRNGRRTKVPMFDLETGARSGFKELEVSEDCGVIIFEGVYALHPEIRISLDLWVAVVGGVHSHLISQVQRDKSRGGCFMSQNEIMMTVFPIFQQHIEPHLVHAHLKIRNDFDPVISPESSLFVLKSNKQVAYQDILKILDPVKLCSSVQNFIDIYLRLPGLPTNGHLADGDCIRVRICEGRFALLIREPLREGNFIIQPKVDFDISISTVAGLLNLGYQAVAYIEASAYIYQDGKILIEVDHLQDTPSPYLQIKGVNKEAVAAAGSTLKLDGSYTTKSYLQIILERLPAMERSYSGIQAQQAARLQELVEFIQSQGSSSASESSPSREAAPLEGIIEDMQFRIKRLERWHAINTVLWTFLMSALVGYSLYQRKHQ from the exons ATGGATGACGAGGTTGTTCAGCGATTATTCCACGAAGGAGGTCGCGATTACTTCCAGCAGCAACCTTCTACTTCCtctccttcctcctcctcctcctcctccatccTCCAATCTCTCCCTCTCCATGTG TCTTTTGATCACGGATATTATTTACTGGTAAAATCTCTTCAAGAGCtcagagagaaaaaggaaggtcTTGTTACTGTTGGCATTGGTGGTCCTAGCGGTTCAGGCAAAACAAG CTTAGCAGAGAAGGTGGCGTCCGTAATTGGCTGTGTTGTTATATCGATGGAGAATTATCGCACTGGAGTCGATGACGTGAGTGATTTGGATTCAATTGACTTCGACGCATTAGTACAAAATCTTGAG GATTTGACGAAAGGAAAAGATACTTTGATACCAGTGTTTGATTACCAACAGAAGAGACGTATTGGTTCCAAAGGAATAAAGAGCATATCATCTGGAGTG gtGATAGTTGATGGTACATATGCTCTGCATGCAAGACTGCGCTCTTTACTGGATATTCGGGTTGCTGTG GTTGGCGGAGTTCACTTCAGTCTTCTTTCTAAAGTTCGATACGACATTGGGGATTCTTGCTCGTTGGATTACCTTATTGACAGCATCTTCCCAATGTTTAGGAAACACATTGAACCAGACCTTCACCATGCTCAG ATCAGAATAAACAACAGCTTTGTCTCATCATTTAGAGAAGCAATCTACAAGCTAAAATGCAGAAGTGAG TCACCAGGTGGACATTCTGCTTATGCCTTCCATGGAATAGCACATACAGATAA TTTTATTGAGATGTACCTTAGGCCTCCTTCAGCAAGTGAAGAAGCACGGACAAATGATTGGATCAAGGTGCGACAGTCTGGTATCAAATACTATTTGTCACTCGGGGACCAGAGAATTGTTGACAAACATTTTATTATCAGGCCAAAAGCTGAGTTTGAG GTTGGAAGAATGACACTCGGTGGGTTGCTGGCTTTGGGGTACACTGTTGTAGTGAGTTATAAACGGGCATCTTCATCTGTTAGGAATGGCAATCTTTCAATGTCATCAGAGACCATTGATACTCTTAGTGAGACATTCATTGTGCTGAGGGGAACGGATAGGAAA ACCGTTGGAGCAGAGGCAATGAGGATTGGTGTTAATGGACCTTGGATCACTAAGTCATATCTTGAATTGATACTTGAGAGAAAAG GTGTACCACGTCTTAATACCCCACCACTTTTACCTAATACTTCTACGACAAGCAACCAAGAAAGGGCTATTGTTGCCCCAAGGCCAATCCGTACCACTCCAAACCTTGTTAATCGGCTTGAGGATTTATCTCAGCCATGGACTCGGTCTCCTACAAAATCTAAAATGGAGCCTATGGTAGAAACATGGCATTTTACATCATCTGATACATCACATGGGAGTTCTGTCATAG ATTCTACCACTTGCAGGGATAACATGAAGCTAGCACCTCTGCCTGATTCATATGACTTGGATAGAGGATTGCTTCTTGCTGTTCAAGCAATACAg GCTTTGTTGGAGAATAAAGGCTCCCCTATCATTGTTGGAATTG GAGGCCCAAGTGGATCTGGAAAAACAAGTTTGGCACGCAAAATGGCTAACATTGTTGGGTGTGAAGTAGTTTCCCttgaaaactattttaaatCTGAACTAGTGAAGGATTTTAAGTATGATGACTTTAGCTCTCTTGATCTGTCTTTGCTTTCAAAG AATATTGGTGACATAAGAAATGGTAGAAGAACAAAAGTACCCATGTTTGATTTGGAGACTGGTGCTCGTAGTGGATTCAAGGAACTTGAAGTTTCTGAAGACTGTGGTGTG ATCATTTTTGAAGGGGTGTATGCTCTGCATCCTGAAATCCGAATATCACTTGACTTGTGGGTTGCTGTT GTTGGTGGTGTTCATTCACATCTTATTTCTCAAGTTCAAAGGGATAAAAGTAGAGGGGGCTGTTTTATGTCCCAAAATGAGATCATGATGACAGTGTTTCCAATTTTCCAGCAGCATATTGAACCACATCTTGTTCATGCACAT CTCAAAATTCGGAATGACTTTGACCCTGTTATTTCCCCTGAGAGTTCTTTGTTTGTCTTGAAGAGTAATAAGCAG GTGGCTTATCAAGATATTTTGAAAATCCTAGATCCTGTGAAGTTGTGCAGTTCTGTTCAGAATTTCATTGATATATACTTAAGGCTCCCTGGACTTCCTACAAATGGACACTTGGCAGATGGTGATTGCATACGAGTCAGAATCTGTGAGGGTAGATTTGCATTGTTGATACGGGAG CCTTTAAGAGAAGggaattttataattcaaccaAAAGTggattttgatatcagcatcaGCACAGTTGCTGGACTTCTTAACCTCGG GTATCAAGCAGTAGCTTACATTGAAGCATCTGCATATATCTACCAAGATGGAAAG ATTCTCATCGAGGTTGATCATCTGCAAGACACCCCTAGTCCTTACTTACAGATCAAGGGGGTTAATAAGGAAGCTGTGGCGGCTGCTGGTTCGACACTTAAACTAGATGGTTCATACACAACTAAG AGTTATCTCCAGATCATTTTGGAAAGATTACCTGCAATGGAAAGAAGTTACAGTGGAATTCAGGCTCAACAAGCTGCAAGGTTGCAGGAACTTGTCGAATTTATACAATCTCAG GGAAGCAGCTCAGCTTCAGAATCCTCTCCGAGCAGGGAGGCTGCTCCTTTGGAAGGAATAATTGAGGATATGCAGTTTAGAATCAAAAGGCTGGAGAGATGGCATGCTATCAACACG GTGCTATGGACTTTTCTGATGTCTGCCCTTGTTGGTTATTCGCTTTACCAAAGGAAACACCAATGA